The bacterium genome has a window encoding:
- the murC gene encoding UDP-N-acetylmuramate--L-alanine ligase codes for MIQRSSRVHFVGIGGAGMSALAEVLLYRGVRVSGCDLRDSASLRRISALGGATQVGHSPDHLADVDVVVYSRAVPDENHEIGAARALGLPVLHRAELLAQVMAFGRGVAVVGTHGKTTTAAMLTRVLASAGLDPIGLIGADVEEYGGGARTGRGSWIVAEVDESDGSLLHVRPFAAVLTSLDATDHRDYYTAPGHLEQTFERFLGAVPQEGFIAVCLDHAGATALARGLDRSFLTYGFDRAASVRGEIRVIRGEETRTELWIAGRLSGEMVLRVPGRHNVSNALGAIAAAVAIGVPADAVLEALAGFRGAARRFAIRGEAGGVLVVDDYAHNPVKIDAVLRAAREGWPDRRVIALFQPHRYSRTRTTHAEYGRAFDAADEVVVTEIYPAGEPAQPGVTAQLIVDAVAPHRPVRFRATTEAAVDLLQQIASPGTIVLTLGAGDIGAAADALLQRLSVVAR; via the coding sequence GTGATCCAGCGCTCGTCACGGGTGCACTTCGTGGGGATAGGCGGCGCAGGGATGAGCGCGCTGGCCGAAGTGCTGCTGTACCGGGGAGTGCGCGTGTCGGGGTGCGATCTGCGCGACTCCGCCTCCCTCCGGCGGATCAGCGCGCTCGGCGGGGCAACCCAAGTCGGCCACAGTCCTGACCACCTGGCCGATGTGGACGTGGTGGTCTACTCGAGGGCGGTCCCGGACGAGAACCACGAGATCGGCGCCGCGCGAGCTCTTGGCCTGCCGGTTCTCCATCGGGCCGAGCTGCTGGCGCAGGTGATGGCGTTCGGCCGCGGCGTGGCGGTGGTCGGGACGCACGGCAAGACGACCACGGCCGCGATGCTCACGCGCGTGCTGGCGTCGGCAGGCCTGGACCCGATCGGGTTGATCGGCGCCGATGTCGAGGAATACGGCGGCGGTGCGCGTACCGGGCGCGGATCCTGGATCGTGGCCGAGGTGGACGAGAGCGACGGTTCGCTCCTGCACGTGCGCCCGTTCGCCGCGGTGCTGACCAGTCTGGATGCGACCGACCACCGCGACTACTACACGGCGCCCGGCCATCTCGAGCAAACGTTCGAGCGGTTCCTGGGCGCGGTTCCCCAGGAGGGCTTCATCGCGGTCTGCCTTGACCACGCGGGTGCGACCGCGCTTGCCCGCGGCCTCGACCGGTCCTTCCTGACCTACGGCTTTGACCGAGCCGCGTCGGTTCGGGGAGAGATCCGCGTGATTCGCGGGGAGGAGACCCGGACCGAACTGTGGATCGCCGGCAGGTTGTCCGGCGAGATGGTGCTGCGTGTGCCCGGTCGGCACAACGTCAGCAATGCGCTGGGCGCAATCGCCGCCGCGGTAGCGATAGGCGTGCCGGCCGATGCGGTCCTGGAGGCGCTGGCCGGCTTTCGGGGCGCCGCCCGCCGATTCGCGATCCGCGGCGAGGCCGGTGGCGTGCTCGTCGTGGACGACTACGCGCACAATCCGGTCAAGATAGACGCGGTGCTCCGCGCGGCGCGCGAGGGCTGGCCCGATCGTCGGGTGATCGCCTTGTTCCAGCCACACCGCTATTCGCGCACGCGCACCACCCACGCCGAGTACGGCCGGGCGTTCGATGCCGCAGACGAGGTGGTGGTGACCGAGATCTACCCCGCGGGCGAGCCGGCGCAGCCGGGCGTGACGGCCCAGTTGATCGTGGATGCGGTGGCCCCACACCGACCAGTTCGCTTCAGGGCGACCACGGAGGCCGCAGTGGACCTCCTGCAACAGATCGCCTCCCCGGGCACGATCGTGCTCACGCTGGGGGCAGGGGACATCGGCGCAGCGGCAGATGCCCTGCTTCAACGGCTGTCGGTGGTTGCCCGATGA
- a CDS encoding FtsQ-type POTRA domain-containing protein, whose protein sequence is MDTTDPTTRPNAASLRETLPRFAMIMATLLALATFPQSAFFTVERIEVDGAETIPAAEVVELSGLRRAERLFSVDAAAVLRKLRADPRIREAAVLVRPPRIVLIRITERRPVAALVAGAGFARVADDNVVVAIASDSGGLPEIEDRTRPNALFRPGHSVASEGVRAALAALDAVPAHLAGDLKRIVVATGLDLTLVTRSGLEIRAGGLVGLSERLDQVPRILDALRAKGVTPLSLDLRYGGSVVVRPSGAGDGR, encoded by the coding sequence GTGGACACGACCGACCCTACAACGCGCCCCAACGCCGCATCCCTGAGGGAGACTCTGCCGCGCTTTGCGATGATAATGGCTACGCTGCTCGCTCTGGCCACCTTCCCGCAGTCGGCGTTCTTCACCGTGGAGCGCATCGAGGTAGACGGGGCCGAGACGATTCCCGCAGCCGAGGTTGTCGAGCTCTCCGGCTTGAGGCGCGCCGAGCGCCTGTTCTCCGTGGACGCCGCCGCAGTGCTGCGGAAACTCCGGGCCGACCCTCGCATCAGGGAGGCAGCGGTGCTTGTGCGACCGCCCAGGATCGTGCTCATCAGGATCACCGAGCGCCGCCCGGTGGCGGCATTGGTCGCCGGTGCTGGGTTCGCAAGGGTGGCCGATGATAATGTGGTGGTGGCGATCGCCTCGGATTCAGGGGGGCTGCCCGAGATCGAGGACCGCACCAGACCAAATGCGTTGTTCCGCCCAGGCCATTCCGTGGCCTCCGAGGGAGTGCGAGCCGCGCTCGCGGCCCTGGACGCGGTTCCGGCGCATCTGGCAGGCGACCTGAAGCGCATCGTGGTAGCAACGGGTCTGGACCTGACCCTCGTCACCCGCTCGGGCCTGGAGATTCGTGCCGGGGGTCTGGTGGGGTTATCGGAGCGGCTGGATCAGGTGCCGCGGATCCTGGACGCCCTGCGGGCAAAGGGCGTCACGCCCCTGTCGCTGGACCTGAGGTATGGGGGATCCGTGGTGGTTAGACCGTCTGGAGCAGGAGATGGACGATAG
- the murB gene encoding UDP-N-acetylmuramate dehydrogenase, translated as MKVSPTAPSRLERRLREVVADVRRDEPMSHHVLFRIGGPADLLVIPRSSDELRAAASVLFEEGHRPVILGNGSNVLIGDRGIRGTVVKIGRGVGRVSIKGAKVVAEAGAGLPALALRTARKGLAGLEFAAGIPGSVGGAVVMNAGAYGHSMGEVFEAADVLTPDGPICLGPEAMGFGYRTTAIQARPWVIASVTLALRPDSPALVRSRLEGWLERRGATQPIGRMSAGCFFRNPPGEHAGRIIESVGGKGLAVGGARVSHIHANYIVNEGGATAADVLALAAQVRARLQERLGITLELEVKLLGEF; from the coding sequence ATGAAGGTCTCCCCGACCGCGCCCTCCCGTCTGGAAAGGCGGCTGCGCGAGGTCGTCGCAGACGTGCGCCGGGACGAGCCGATGTCCCATCATGTGCTGTTCCGCATCGGGGGCCCGGCGGATCTGCTGGTGATCCCGAGGAGTTCCGATGAGTTGCGGGCGGCCGCATCCGTGCTGTTCGAAGAGGGCCACCGGCCCGTCATCCTGGGCAACGGATCCAACGTGCTCATAGGGGACCGGGGAATTCGCGGGACCGTCGTGAAGATCGGCAGGGGCGTGGGTCGCGTCAGCATCAAGGGCGCGAAGGTCGTCGCAGAGGCCGGCGCCGGACTCCCGGCGCTGGCGCTGCGCACGGCGCGGAAGGGACTTGCCGGGCTTGAGTTCGCAGCCGGCATTCCCGGGTCTGTGGGCGGCGCGGTGGTGATGAACGCGGGCGCCTACGGCCACTCGATGGGAGAGGTCTTCGAGGCGGCCGACGTGCTGACCCCGGACGGTCCTATCTGCCTGGGACCCGAGGCGATGGGCTTCGGGTACCGGACCACGGCCATCCAGGCGCGACCCTGGGTGATTGCTTCGGTCACGCTCGCGCTGCGCCCCGACTCCCCGGCCCTGGTGCGGTCCCGCCTGGAGGGGTGGCTGGAGCGCCGGGGCGCGACGCAGCCGATCGGCCGGATGAGCGCAGGCTGCTTCTTCCGCAATCCCCCCGGCGAACACGCGGGACGGATCATCGAGTCGGTGGGCGGCAAGGGTCTGGCCGTAGGGGGCGCCCGCGTCTCACATATCCACGCGAACTACATCGTCAACGAGGGAGGGGCCACCGCCGCCGACGTGCTGGCTCTTGCGGCGCAGGTGCGCGCCCGCCTGCAGGAGCGCTTGGGGATCACCCTGGAATTGGAGGTCAAGCTACTGGGCGAGTTCTGA
- the murG gene encoding undecaprenyldiphospho-muramoylpentapeptide beta-N-acetylglucosaminyltransferase gives MRIIITGGGTGGHLFPALAIAEALRSRRPEVEILFVGGDRIEARVVPAEGWPFARIRARGLPRRAGLAAASALAITAVGTLQALRLLRRWRPDAVVATGGYVCVPVGCAAALLGVPLGVQEQNLRPGLATRLIARWARWVSIPHPEAAERLRARRTEVTGIPLRRRAMEGDREQGLGRWGLDPGRLTLLVLGGSQGALSLNRAVCRLGDLLMFEPGLQILHQTGTEHAHWVAREIGHREHIGPPALRHVAVPFLDDIADAYACADLVLSRAGACTLAELTAWGLPSILVPYPSAAEGHQEDNAKVLVRAGAAILVPDADLGGTALVEAVQALMADPPRRKGMADASRVLGRPDASGVVADLVLGLVAPGGTLGGTPHGETEVRA, from the coding sequence GTGAGAATCATTATCACTGGCGGCGGCACCGGCGGCCACCTCTTCCCGGCGCTGGCGATCGCCGAGGCGCTCCGGAGCCGGCGGCCCGAGGTGGAGATCCTCTTCGTCGGCGGCGACCGCATCGAAGCCCGCGTCGTGCCCGCGGAGGGCTGGCCGTTTGCGCGGATCCGCGCTCGTGGCCTGCCGCGGAGAGCGGGCCTGGCGGCCGCATCGGCGCTGGCGATCACCGCGGTGGGAACGCTCCAGGCGCTGCGGCTCCTGAGGCGGTGGCGGCCGGACGCGGTCGTGGCCACCGGCGGCTACGTGTGCGTGCCCGTCGGATGCGCCGCCGCGCTGCTGGGCGTACCGCTGGGAGTGCAGGAGCAGAACCTGCGTCCAGGCCTGGCGACCCGCCTGATCGCACGCTGGGCCAGATGGGTCTCGATTCCCCATCCCGAGGCGGCTGAACGTCTGAGGGCGCGCCGCACCGAGGTCACGGGCATCCCATTACGCCGCCGGGCGATGGAGGGCGATCGGGAGCAGGGTCTGGGCAGGTGGGGTCTTGACCCGGGCAGGCTTACCCTGCTCGTGTTGGGCGGCAGCCAGGGCGCCCTGAGCTTGAACCGGGCCGTCTGCCGGCTGGGCGATCTCCTTATGTTTGAGCCGGGGCTGCAGATCCTGCACCAAACCGGAACCGAGCATGCGCATTGGGTGGCGCGCGAGATCGGCCACCGCGAGCACATCGGTCCGCCCGCGTTGCGCCACGTTGCGGTGCCGTTTCTCGACGACATCGCCGACGCCTATGCCTGCGCCGATCTCGTGCTCAGCCGGGCCGGCGCCTGCACGCTGGCCGAGCTGACCGCGTGGGGGCTGCCCTCGATCCTGGTCCCCTATCCCAGTGCCGCGGAGGGACACCAGGAGGACAACGCCAAGGTCCTGGTGCGCGCCGGCGCGGCCATCCTCGTGCCCGACGCCGACCTCGGCGGCACGGCGCTGGTCGAGGCGGTGCAGGCCCTCATGGCCGATCCGCCCCGGCGGAAAGGTATGGCGGATGCCAGCCGGGTGTTGGGGCGCCCGGACGCATCCGGCGTGGTGGCCGATCTAGTGCTCGGCCTCGTCGCGCCCGGCGGCACACTTGGCGGTACACCTCACGGAGAGACGGAGGTCCGCGCGTGA